A single window of Psychromonas ingrahamii 37 DNA harbors:
- a CDS encoding ABC transporter substrate-binding protein produces the protein MNKFTKLLFTVFCVFLFGCNSEDSIKSIFKEDSPKFQTEIKKTDKTKDSFSPEQKLGGGKYKIAVIQSDDYPEYYEVLTAILQGMQLTGWIKENNVVVKDNYTSNRELINGINGKDYSDYVEFSPDTFFSFRADENNASDPQFKKVMQRAIDGEFDAVILLGTLASHKVLENKEYSTATLMDAVSDPIGSGFVESIDNSGKDFLTARIDPNQYIRQVRLFYKVIGFKSLGIIYENSENGRWYAAVDDVEKVAEENGIKLVVDNDVMTEPTQQQYHQAYGMYLRAMDRVSPKVEAMFLGISGGLEPENLPNVVNKLIDYKLPSFTMEGAQAVKKGVMIGVSGKETGLYNAKKLARILKGETPSTLDQRYEKMPKISINLKTTEKIGYDLPVDIIRSADEIYQ, from the coding sequence ATGAATAAATTTACAAAGCTTTTATTTACAGTTTTTTGTGTGTTTTTATTTGGCTGCAACTCGGAAGACTCTATAAAATCTATTTTTAAAGAAGATAGCCCAAAATTCCAAACTGAAATAAAAAAGACAGATAAAACGAAAGACTCTTTTAGTCCGGAACAGAAATTGGGTGGCGGAAAGTATAAAATAGCTGTCATACAGAGTGATGACTATCCTGAATATTATGAAGTACTGACCGCAATACTCCAAGGGATGCAGCTTACAGGCTGGATAAAAGAAAATAATGTCGTTGTCAAAGATAACTACACTTCCAACAGAGAGCTTATTAACGGGATAAATGGGAAAGACTATAGTGACTATGTAGAATTCTCTCCGGACACGTTTTTTAGTTTTCGAGCAGATGAAAATAATGCATCAGATCCGCAGTTTAAAAAAGTAATGCAAAGAGCAATAGACGGAGAATTTGATGCAGTTATTTTATTGGGGACACTTGCAAGTCATAAGGTGCTTGAGAACAAGGAATACAGCACCGCAACTTTAATGGATGCAGTGTCTGATCCTATTGGTTCTGGGTTTGTTGAATCAATAGATAACTCAGGAAAAGATTTCTTAACCGCTAGAATTGATCCCAATCAGTATATCAGACAGGTAAGGCTATTTTATAAAGTGATCGGATTTAAAAGCTTGGGAATAATATATGAAAATAGTGAAAACGGCAGATGGTATGCCGCTGTGGATGATGTGGAAAAAGTAGCAGAAGAGAATGGTATAAAGCTAGTAGTAGATAACGATGTAATGACTGAACCTACACAACAACAGTACCATCAAGCATACGGCATGTACCTGAGAGCAATGGACAGAGTATCTCCAAAAGTTGAAGCCATGTTTCTTGGAATATCTGGCGGACTAGAACCTGAAAACCTTCCCAATGTTGTAAATAAGCTGATTGATTACAAGCTGCCTTCTTTTACTATGGAAGGGGCTCAGGCTGTAAAAAAAGGTGTAATGATAGGAGTGTCCGGGAAAGAAACTGGCCTTTACAATGCAAAAAAACTTGCACGTATTTTAAAGGGGGAAACACCGAGTACTTTAGATCAGAGGTATGAAAAAATGCCTAAAATTTCCATAAACCTTAAAACAACAGAGAAAATAGGATATGACCTGCCTGTTGATATTATAAGAAGTGCAGATGAAATATACCAGTGA
- a CDS encoding HAMP domain-containing protein produces MKTSFGIKFGILMLFAMTALVGSMLVFFYQYSNTMMKKDLQDKILDVTRTGAFILKEEDRELIETFRNQVYTLLPADYKDRVDRYINKEGKGELLDSDAYEQLQYEVDFHYIVQLLRRIKEGSKDQVNKLSLLPQKKIDEAGASKIAWTYLLVKIPDIPVEKSMMFLALSFYLADDNYAATPISTLYTPDDASLTAIKGNIGISKDWYVGAESGNTVMSAVIPLKNEQGEVIAALGVDYLVGSFRERIAEQKFVSMIVFVVVVAIALVLIFFITAWISIPLSKLRIGAEQLSKHDFEHRVDIKSNDEFGLLADTFNKVSDELGKFTRDLDGIVKAKTAGLTKAREEVVALNNILNQENAHLGAEVKNLIALRERTLPYLNQKLKVNNYEITFNYLPSQAVCGDFWQVKSDKECTDISFGFISGYGLETAMMAMQIQSLFKVADGNNSKRLSVINDFLFEQGDSINLKLLCKLLLLQINEDNITLSGSGEPPIRFSPNQQAFIKLTGSLPLGVNRDITMESVQLSLHRGEGLLLYSAGFKLALAHLAKSEGYELQAQDIIHLSGILGESSGNIMDKFTEQPWFDDFNQDISFILINRKGS; encoded by the coding sequence ATGAAAACCTCTTTTGGGATAAAATTTGGCATATTGATGCTGTTTGCAATGACAGCATTGGTTGGCAGCATGCTGGTGTTTTTTTATCAATATAGCAATACCATGATGAAGAAAGATCTTCAGGATAAGATTCTTGATGTTACACGCACAGGCGCTTTTATTTTAAAAGAGGAAGATCGTGAGTTAATTGAGACGTTTCGGAATCAGGTATACACCCTTTTACCCGCTGATTATAAGGATCGAGTTGATCGTTATATTAATAAAGAAGGAAAAGGCGAGCTTTTAGATTCTGATGCTTATGAGCAACTGCAATATGAGGTTGATTTTCATTATATAGTGCAGTTGTTGCGACGTATTAAGGAAGGAAGCAAAGATCAAGTTAATAAGTTATCTCTATTGCCTCAAAAAAAAATTGATGAAGCAGGCGCTTCAAAAATAGCCTGGACTTATCTTTTGGTAAAAATCCCAGATATACCGGTTGAAAAATCGATGATGTTTCTTGCCTTGTCTTTTTATTTGGCAGATGATAATTATGCAGCAACTCCGATTAGCACATTATATACTCCCGATGATGCATCCTTAACGGCAATTAAAGGTAATATTGGTATTTCTAAAGATTGGTACGTAGGGGCTGAGTCTGGAAATACTGTTATGTCGGCGGTAATTCCACTGAAAAATGAACAGGGTGAAGTTATTGCAGCATTGGGGGTAGATTATCTTGTTGGTAGTTTTAGAGAGCGTATTGCTGAGCAGAAATTCGTTAGCATGATTGTGTTTGTTGTCGTAGTTGCTATTGCTCTGGTTTTGATTTTTTTTATAACAGCTTGGATTTCAATTCCACTATCAAAACTACGGATAGGTGCAGAGCAACTTTCTAAGCATGATTTTGAACACCGAGTGGATATCAAAAGTAATGATGAATTTGGCCTGCTGGCAGATACCTTTAATAAAGTGAGTGATGAGCTAGGGAAATTTACCCGGGATTTGGATGGCATCGTTAAGGCAAAAACAGCAGGATTAACCAAAGCAAGAGAAGAGGTGGTCGCGCTTAATAATATTCTTAATCAAGAAAATGCCCATCTTGGCGCAGAGGTGAAAAATCTTATTGCATTAAGAGAGCGTACTCTTCCTTACTTAAATCAAAAATTAAAAGTGAATAATTATGAAATCACTTTTAATTATCTGCCTTCTCAGGCCGTATGTGGTGATTTCTGGCAGGTTAAGAGTGATAAAGAGTGCACAGATATCTCCTTCGGCTTTATTTCTGGTTACGGCCTTGAAACAGCTATGATGGCAATGCAGATTCAAAGTTTATTTAAAGTCGCTGATGGGAATAATAGTAAGAGGTTAAGTGTAATTAATGACTTCTTGTTTGAGCAAGGGGACTCTATTAACCTGAAGCTGTTATGTAAGTTACTTTTACTTCAGATAAATGAAGATAATATAACTTTGTCGGGAAGTGGAGAGCCTCCCATAAGATTTTCACCCAATCAGCAGGCGTTTATTAAGCTTACTGGCTCATTGCCCCTAGGTGTGAATAGAGATATCACAATGGAGTCTGTGCAGCTTAGTCTGCACCGTGGTGAGGGGTTGTTGCTATATAGCGCTGGTTTCAAGCTGGCATTAGCTCACCTTGCCAAGTCAGAAGGTTATGAATTGCAGGCACAGGATATTATCCATCTGAGTGGGATTTTGGGTGAAAGTAGTGGAAATATAATGGATAAATTTACTGAACAGCCGTGGTTTGATGATTTTAACCAGGATATTAGCTTTATCCTTATTAATCGTAAAGGAAGCTAA
- a CDS encoding MFS transporter yields the protein MKVTLKKLKIFWAASAIIALSLTLNFLLNMSSFEDVYKSTLISKYKQINRNLNTKLEAAVSYGKPLYKFSGIDDLINEIISKEEDVTNVFVTLKSGQVLYSFDKTYIEKHVLNEIIPGEKELNSEEKVSVFKIENNYFLASPIYYENSEIKGFLYIEFNTKVITDKVMVVIKESINFVAVVLIISMCLLLALIMLLDMKSNRKNFIVIMAIITVSQFSYSYINIQHFENRYLLLLNQNVSNFAENIEDEIVYFNNLGLPIQRLKGFEKYLAKEIQEVPGCLEVYVTDKNNNELFYADASGDNRSRYQNKRGEVFYDKNQAKYYQTLRVDLAGQDSGNIILRLNDSLINKKITEQILDAVTIFVISLIISYKILLLVSIQRKQTLDGSEEGKTSPTLDGSEQEKNTPKKDTNVVIQLLAFIFYFGEMLPISFIPLLAADMYKTESLSFLGMSESMIIGLPITTYMLGAAIFVLVIGFFAGKISEKKIFVGCSLFLVIGAFGAAFSNDIGLLSFFRFISGLGYGGISINATSLILRIFKKNGNVATGFGYWASGYGAAAICALPIGGILVYRFGFFYALGVSGIISVILMLFAIFFIHFQQTEKTEPRIEPKTEKTKLHLNIFNDRNVFANFFFRLVPFHLVFIGIFQFIMPLTMNKEGISEANIGRILTIFGLVYLLMPFVSKLVNKVKNDRMFIAFGSMLIGVVLLTLKFSDNIVAFIFVVAGISLGSMIADAAEESFITSTKKAKEIGEVKFMSIYNSYERLIMVFAPLLCSFAVTQIGFSDSIFVIGLFTMASSVAYLFISKKNPQ from the coding sequence ATGAAAGTAACATTAAAAAAGCTAAAAATTTTTTGGGCTGCTTCAGCAATTATTGCTCTTTCGCTTACTCTTAATTTTCTTCTCAATATGTCGTCGTTTGAGGATGTTTATAAGAGCACTTTGATTTCGAAATACAAGCAGATAAACAGAAACTTAAATACAAAACTAGAAGCAGCCGTTAGTTATGGTAAACCTTTATATAAATTTAGTGGAATTGATGATCTTATAAATGAAATTATAAGCAAAGAAGAAGATGTAACAAATGTTTTTGTAACACTGAAATCAGGACAAGTTTTGTACAGTTTTGATAAAACATATATCGAAAAACATGTGCTAAATGAAATTATTCCCGGGGAAAAAGAGTTGAACTCCGAGGAGAAAGTAAGTGTTTTTAAAATAGAGAATAATTACTTTCTTGCTTCACCAATTTATTATGAAAATTCTGAGATAAAAGGTTTTTTATATATAGAATTTAATACAAAAGTAATTACCGATAAAGTAATGGTGGTGATTAAAGAGAGCATTAATTTTGTTGCTGTCGTTCTTATTATTTCAATGTGTTTACTGCTTGCTCTTATAATGCTGCTTGATATGAAAAGCAACAGGAAAAATTTTATAGTCATAATGGCAATTATTACTGTTTCACAGTTTTCTTATTCATATATAAATATTCAACATTTTGAAAACCGTTATCTGCTGCTTTTAAATCAGAATGTGTCAAATTTTGCAGAGAATATTGAAGACGAGATTGTTTATTTTAATAATTTGGGGCTTCCTATTCAGAGACTGAAAGGGTTTGAAAAGTACCTCGCAAAAGAAATTCAGGAAGTGCCTGGCTGTTTAGAGGTATACGTTACAGATAAAAATAACAACGAGCTTTTTTATGCTGATGCAAGCGGGGATAATAGAAGCAGGTACCAGAACAAACGGGGAGAAGTTTTTTACGATAAGAATCAGGCAAAGTATTACCAAACACTCAGGGTTGATCTTGCAGGCCAGGATAGTGGAAATATTATACTGCGATTAAATGATTCGCTTATCAATAAAAAAATAACAGAACAAATACTGGATGCTGTGACCATTTTTGTCATATCTCTTATTATAAGTTACAAGATTCTCCTGCTTGTTTCAATACAGAGAAAGCAGACTTTAGATGGAAGTGAGGAGGGAAAAACCAGTCCGACTTTAGATGGAAGTGAGCAGGAAAAAAACACTCCGAAAAAAGATACAAATGTTGTGATACAGCTTTTGGCATTTATTTTTTATTTTGGTGAAATGCTTCCAATCTCTTTTATTCCGTTGCTGGCTGCTGATATGTACAAAACAGAATCGCTGAGTTTCCTGGGAATGTCGGAAAGTATGATCATAGGACTTCCTATTACTACCTATATGTTGGGAGCGGCAATTTTTGTACTTGTTATTGGTTTCTTCGCAGGAAAAATCTCAGAGAAGAAAATATTTGTGGGTTGCTCTTTATTTCTTGTGATCGGTGCTTTTGGTGCGGCATTCTCAAATGACATAGGGCTACTATCGTTCTTCAGATTTATATCAGGGCTTGGATATGGTGGAATATCAATAAATGCCACTTCATTAATTCTTCGTATATTCAAAAAAAATGGAAATGTTGCAACAGGTTTTGGTTATTGGGCAAGCGGATATGGTGCAGCAGCAATATGTGCACTTCCAATCGGCGGAATCCTTGTATACAGATTTGGATTTTTTTATGCACTTGGAGTATCTGGAATTATTAGTGTAATTCTGATGTTATTTGCAATATTCTTTATACATTTTCAACAAACAGAAAAAACTGAACCTAGAATTGAGCCTAAAACTGAAAAAACCAAACTTCATCTAAATATATTTAATGATCGGAATGTATTTGCAAACTTTTTTTTCAGGCTGGTTCCTTTTCACCTTGTATTTATAGGAATATTTCAGTTTATCATGCCGCTTACTATGAATAAGGAAGGAATATCCGAGGCAAATATTGGAAGAATTCTGACAATATTTGGGTTGGTCTATCTGCTTATGCCCTTTGTGAGCAAATTAGTTAATAAAGTAAAAAATGATAGAATGTTTATTGCTTTTGGAAGTATGTTGATAGGTGTAGTACTCTTGACGCTCAAATTTTCGGATAATATTGTTGCATTTATATTTGTAGTTGCTGGGATATCACTTGGAAGTATGATCGCTGATGCAGCAGAAGAGTCATTTATTACTTCAACAAAGAAAGCAAAAGAGATTGGAGAAGTAAAATTTATGAGTATCTATAATTCCTATGAGAGACTTATAATGGTTTTTGCACCTTTACTCTGTAGCTTTGCTGTAACGCAAATAGGTTTTTCAGATAGTATCTTTGTTATTGGTTTGTTCACAATGGCATCATCTGTCGCTTATTTATTTATAAGTAAAAAAAATCCACAATAG
- the dapF gene encoding diaminopimelate epimerase, translating into MNIQFSKMHGLGNDFMVIDNVTQNVFLSKDTISRLADRNFGIGFDQLLMIEPPYDPELDFHYRIFNADGSEVEQCGNGARCFARFVKMKGLTQKRIINVSTAKGKIQLKIEHDGNITVDMGKPILEPAKVPFEAQKEEKTYILRVEDHTVLCGVVSIGNPHCVVLVDDIDNAPVETLGPLLENHERFPNKVNVGFLEIKSRDHARLRVWERGVGETLACGTGACAAAVVGQLQDKLNPHCTIELPGGELRLFWQPGQSVKMTGTADFVFDGQIQI; encoded by the coding sequence ATGAATATTCAATTTTCAAAAATGCACGGCTTGGGTAATGACTTTATGGTCATTGATAACGTCACGCAAAATGTATTCCTTTCTAAAGATACGATCAGCCGTTTGGCGGATCGTAATTTTGGTATTGGTTTTGACCAATTATTAATGATTGAGCCCCCCTATGATCCTGAGCTTGATTTTCATTATCGTATTTTTAACGCAGATGGCAGTGAAGTAGAGCAGTGCGGTAATGGTGCGCGTTGTTTTGCCCGTTTTGTTAAAATGAAAGGTTTGACACAAAAGCGGATTATTAACGTCAGTACCGCCAAGGGCAAAATTCAGCTCAAAATTGAGCATGACGGTAATATTACTGTGGATATGGGTAAACCTATTCTAGAGCCTGCAAAAGTACCTTTCGAAGCTCAGAAAGAGGAAAAAACTTATATTCTCCGTGTAGAAGACCATACTGTTCTATGCGGAGTAGTATCAATAGGTAATCCACATTGTGTGGTGTTGGTTGACGATATTGATAACGCTCCGGTTGAAACCTTAGGTCCGTTATTAGAAAATCATGAACGTTTTCCCAACAAGGTCAATGTGGGTTTCTTAGAAATAAAAAGTCGCGATCATGCCCGCTTAAGAGTTTGGGAGCGAGGGGTAGGTGAAACATTAGCCTGTGGCACTGGAGCTTGTGCGGCGGCCGTCGTGGGTCAATTACAGGATAAATTAAATCCCCACTGTACTATTGAATTACCTGGCGGTGAACTGCGCTTATTTTGGCAACCCGGACAAAGTGTAAAAATGACCGGCACAGCTGATTTTGTCTTTGATGGACAGATTCAAATTTAG
- a CDS encoding D-alanine--D-alanine ligase family protein, giving the protein MSDSRMKVAVVFGGKSTEHDVSIISAGHILANIDMEKYFVEPFYVKKDGTFADHQELTLCLENLLNEHRDKIFPAMKEGEIELKKWIAKGTSSDFLGGIAGKKFDIVFPVLHGLNGEDGTIQGMLEFMGVPYVGCGVSASAFCIDKEATKVICQVNDIPVMDYTAVKKYEWENSTENIINDIQKKMNYPFYVKPARLGSSIGISRAENTVELKTSLKDAFKYDCKVVVEQGVESPRELTVGVMGIDDQVSLSAIGEFSRGSNLYFNFDSKYGKTGHKGLVPAPLEENIQEIIEKYSHLIFKKFELSGFARIDYFLCGDKVYLNEINTMPGFETGDTFMRIWQNKGVDMQKFIDKAIEYGVLSFHSKSTRLYEIEIKSLIE; this is encoded by the coding sequence ATGTCAGATAGCAGAATGAAAGTAGCAGTTGTTTTTGGTGGTAAATCTACAGAGCATGATGTGTCAATTATTTCTGCAGGACATATACTTGCAAATATTGATATGGAAAAATATTTTGTTGAACCATTTTATGTTAAGAAAGATGGGACATTTGCAGATCACCAAGAATTAACACTTTGCCTAGAAAATCTATTAAATGAGCATAGAGATAAAATCTTTCCAGCAATGAAAGAAGGTGAAATTGAGCTGAAAAAGTGGATAGCCAAAGGTACTTCTTCAGATTTTTTAGGCGGAATTGCTGGGAAAAAATTTGATATTGTGTTTCCTGTGCTTCACGGACTAAACGGAGAAGATGGAACCATTCAAGGAATGCTTGAATTCATGGGAGTACCTTATGTTGGCTGTGGTGTAAGTGCATCTGCTTTTTGTATAGATAAAGAAGCCACAAAGGTAATATGCCAGGTAAATGATATACCTGTGATGGATTATACTGCAGTAAAAAAATATGAGTGGGAAAATTCAACAGAAAATATAATCAATGATATTCAGAAAAAAATGAATTACCCGTTTTATGTAAAGCCTGCGAGACTCGGTTCTTCAATTGGTATTTCAAGAGCGGAAAATACTGTTGAACTTAAAACTTCACTTAAAGACGCATTTAAATATGACTGCAAAGTGGTAGTCGAGCAAGGAGTTGAGTCCCCTAGGGAGCTTACTGTTGGTGTGATGGGGATTGATGACCAAGTATCATTAAGTGCAATAGGTGAATTTAGCCGTGGGAGTAATTTGTATTTTAATTTTGATTCAAAATATGGCAAGACCGGCCATAAAGGGCTTGTGCCTGCTCCGCTGGAAGAAAATATACAAGAAATTATAGAAAAATATTCTCATCTGATTTTTAAAAAATTTGAGTTATCAGGTTTTGCAAGAATAGATTATTTTTTATGTGGTGACAAAGTGTACCTGAATGAGATCAATACGATGCCAGGATTTGAAACGGGTGATACTTTTATGCGAATATGGCAAAATAAAGGCGTGGATATGCAAAAATTTATTGATAAGGCAATAGAGTACGGGGTTTTAAGCTTTCATAGCAAATCAACAAGGTTATATGAAATAGAGATTAAGAGCTTAATAGAATAA